From the genome of Passer domesticus isolate bPasDom1 chromosome 12, bPasDom1.hap1, whole genome shotgun sequence:
TCcgcccgctccccgccgccgTCTGCCCGTTTCCCTGGGAGAAATCCCGGCCAGGACCTGAACGGGAAGGTCCCGGCCGCGCTTCCCGGCCCCAACAGCGTCTGCCGAGGCTCCGGCAGCGGGGACACAGCTCCGCCGGCTCTCAAAGCGGTGGTGGCCAGAGCGGCGCCTCAGCCGTACGCGAGAGTGGGGccaggctgaggggcagggccCCGAGGGCAGGCCCAATCTGAGCGGGTTGAGATTGGCGGGACCGCGCCCGGGTTGAAAGGTCGGCTGTGATTGGACAGGGCGGAGAAAGGCGGGCCGGGATTGGCAAACTTGGCGTCCCGTGGGTTTCTCGGGCGCGGCAACGAATATTAACCGTACACGAGCATGTCTCTGCTAACAAAGTTGGTTGAACGGATCACTTCCATGCAGCAATGTAATCGATACGCAAATTTTCAAGTCTTACTAAATTTCTCAGTGATCTTCATCACTTACTTGTAGTTCTACAGAGAGAGGATAACGGTATGGAGTGCATGGCAGAAGCAAGCATGCACTTATTCTGTGTCACAGTATTAGAACACAACAGGGATAGCATTAAAAAGCTCTTTCTACTGTGATTCCACTGAAAGTTTCTTCATATCTTTTTTGAACTCCAAGCAAACATCACATTCAAGTATCTGATTCTCAACATTGCCATTTCAGGAAAACCACTATGAAACCTGTCAATAAGTGAAGTTCCCCTTTAAGCCATTTACAACACAGCTACTGCAGTTGCCCCCACCTTTTGAAAAACTTATAtgttaaaatttaaaacatcAAAAGAAGTCAGACAAAAATAGAATTGCAAAACAACTTTAAAGAAGAAAGTCAAGTGAAGGAATTTAGTATATACTTTGTTCCATATatacaaataaagaactgtGATTCTTAAATACTTGaagtatgaaaaaaaataagtgaaCTATTATGAATAAACAGACATCTTTGAAAATCCATCTTTTAATAGAAAGTGCTTAAATTATATTCTTAAAACAatgctgtgagcagcacagTAACAGGCTGACCAAGTATcttgctggctttttttttttttaaatatgtaaaaaactcaggggaaaaaaaaaaaccttcttaCATGAACAGAGAAGGAGTAGACAAAATGATAAAGTCATCAGCCAAGGATTTTCCCATTACTATATGCTGCATAGTATAGAAGTATTCAAACAACTACCCTGCCCCAACTCCCCAGATCTCTCAAAAACGTCTTAGTGCTTTGGATTAAATGATGACCAACTGAATTGATTTTGTCGTCTTGGCAATACCAAATCCAATGTCAGAtctctttgttctttttctgaatCCACTAGCTGATAACCAAGAATATTTATAGCACCTTTGCAAACTTCCTGTATTTTCTTAACTTTCTGAAAGGAAAGAATGTTTCTCCAGGCCTGTGAAACACTAATTGCATCTCGGGATGTTATTTTGaaggcttctttttttttccctggtcCCTGTCCATGTGTGATATTATAGATCCAGCTTTTGAGCCTGGGAGTCAAATTAAGATCCGCAAATTTATACATTTCTGAGATTTCTGATAATGGATCTCTTACCAGATCTTCAAAACGGACCATTAAATAGCGATCTTTCAGGAAATTAGGTGGTTTTAGAGTAGCTGTTTCATAAATCTGAACATGACTTCTACAAACCTCTTGCATTACTTTGTATTTGCTATCTTCCACTTTAGTGCCATTGGTACTCAAGACAATTCCATTGTCACGGGCTAATGCTTTCACTGATTGTTCCCGTGACTTAACGACTGCCCTGGGGTCACGGACCAGGTGAATAATTTTGAGATTCAGGGATGGATCAGTGAGGAGGGGGTACAGGACCTTCAAGTCAAAGAATCGAACTTCCTTGATGACAACATGGCTGTAAGTTTTACAGGCTTCCTCCACCTTGCTGAATGGATACCGTCCACAAAGAGTCTTGCATGCCAATTCACTGGTTATGTCAGTACGTTGAAAAGAGTCACAAGCAGGAGCTGAACACAGAGCCCGACTTGCTGCCCACTGGAAAAGATCGGATAAGTTTCTTTTCCAAGGCATGTAAGCATCAAACACAGACATGTCACACAGAAAGACAGACCTGACTAAGTCCCGCACTGCCATGTGTAAGACTTTGGCACTGTTCTGGTACATTGTAACCCACACATGCCATGCAGGTTCCATCAAGTAGAAGACACTGGGGTGCTGGCTGAAAAGCTGACCGACAAAAGAAGATCCTGACCGCCAAGATGAGAGAATAAGTATGTGGACTTGGGATGGTTTCTCCTCAGACTGAGGCATGAAGCTACTGTACCGGGCATACATGAAGAGTAAGAATCCAGTCTGAACTGTAACAAAAATTATAACAACTGTGCTAGGAATCCGAATCCTTGCCATTCTCACCGAGGAAGAGCAatgaaaaaagctgaaaaagagaagggaaatacTGGTGAACCATTGTTCCTGTGGCATAATAACAATACAAGTTAGACAATACAAGCTCTTGCATTAGTAAAACCTTTCTTCAAATGTGCATGTACGTATGTGGCATTAACTGCTTCCTTAATCAGTTGCACTTGGGGATGATCACTGCAGATGACAgctgttgggggaaaaaaaggaagtaaCGTGTGACAGTAAGATCACTGCAGAAATAAGCAAATAAGTAAAAGTTCAATGTTGAAGAAAACCTTAGGTTGATGCAACTCAACCCTTGgattaaaaaaagccaaaacaaaactaCAAAATACACAAGGCCCTCAACTTGGGCACTGGTAAACATtgccctaaaaaaaaaagaaggaaaaaaaaatttgactTGCTCAACtctatttctgttttaatttaacaTTACAAGGATTTCTATCCCCTAAAAGGAGTGGATACGAGCATCGGTAGCTGTGGGTGCTGAAATAAAAATCATCTTATCTAATGTGAGTGCTGTACCCTACAGTAGCCATAGGGTGCTGTATCAACTGGTGCGTGTCCACAACCCTCTATTTTTGAAACTGCAGAAGATGGATGAAAACTCACATCCTGAAGCCACACCTGGCCACAGATGATAAAATGAAAAAGCTGCTGACACGTATCTTTGGTCTGGAGTGCATACACCCCAAGACTGAATACCCTGAGTTTGCATTCAAGAATTACCAGTTTGGGAGTTAGACTTGTCTGTGTATAACTCCTAGAAAATCTTAGCCATGTCAACCCCAAGTGGATTTCTGCTTTACTTTGCAGTCAAAATTTAAGACACGTGCACTCCCCGCCACAGCTTTTTACTAGAGGT
Proteins encoded in this window:
- the LOC135279121 gene encoding carbohydrate sulfotransferase 5-like isoform X2; the protein is MSHRQSFFHCSSSVRMARIRIPSTVVIIFVTVQTGFLLFMYARYSSFMPQSEEKPSQVHILILSSWRSGSSFVGQLFSQHPSVFYLMEPAWHVWVTMYQNSAKVLHMAVRDLVRSVFLCDMSVFDAYMPWKRNLSDLFQWAASRALCSAPACDSFQRTDITSELACKTLCGRYPFSKVEEACKTYSHVVIKEVRFFDLKVLYPLLTDPSLNLKIIHLVRDPRAVVKSREQSVKALARDNGIVLSTNGTKVEDSKYKVMQEVCRSHVQIYETATLKPPNFLKDRYLMVRFEDLVRDPLSEISEMYKFADLNLTPRLKSWIYNITHGQGPGKKKEAFKITSRDAISVSQAWRNILSFQKVKKIQEVCKGAINILGYQLVDSEKEQRDLTLDLVLPRRQNQFSWSSFNPKH
- the LOC135279121 gene encoding carbohydrate sulfotransferase 5-like isoform X1, with the translated sequence MICIHEEPYFPKTLPANVYCLLASGICMSESTKGFFHCSSSVRMARIRIPSTVVIIFVTVQTGFLLFMYARYSSFMPQSEEKPSQVHILILSSWRSGSSFVGQLFSQHPSVFYLMEPAWHVWVTMYQNSAKVLHMAVRDLVRSVFLCDMSVFDAYMPWKRNLSDLFQWAASRALCSAPACDSFQRTDITSELACKTLCGRYPFSKVEEACKTYSHVVIKEVRFFDLKVLYPLLTDPSLNLKIIHLVRDPRAVVKSREQSVKALARDNGIVLSTNGTKVEDSKYKVMQEVCRSHVQIYETATLKPPNFLKDRYLMVRFEDLVRDPLSEISEMYKFADLNLTPRLKSWIYNITHGQGPGKKKEAFKITSRDAISVSQAWRNILSFQKVKKIQEVCKGAINILGYQLVDSEKEQRDLTLDLVLPRRQNQFSWSSFNPKH
- the LOC135279121 gene encoding carbohydrate sulfotransferase 5-like isoform X3, whose amino-acid sequence is MARIRIPSTVVIIFVTVQTGFLLFMYARYSSFMPQSEEKPSQVHILILSSWRSGSSFVGQLFSQHPSVFYLMEPAWHVWVTMYQNSAKVLHMAVRDLVRSVFLCDMSVFDAYMPWKRNLSDLFQWAASRALCSAPACDSFQRTDITSELACKTLCGRYPFSKVEEACKTYSHVVIKEVRFFDLKVLYPLLTDPSLNLKIIHLVRDPRAVVKSREQSVKALARDNGIVLSTNGTKVEDSKYKVMQEVCRSHVQIYETATLKPPNFLKDRYLMVRFEDLVRDPLSEISEMYKFADLNLTPRLKSWIYNITHGQGPGKKKEAFKITSRDAISVSQAWRNILSFQKVKKIQEVCKGAINILGYQLVDSEKEQRDLTLDLVLPRRQNQFSWSSFNPKH